The Martelella sp. AD-3 genome includes a region encoding these proteins:
- the narH gene encoding nitrate reductase subunit beta, whose amino-acid sequence MKVRAQIGMVLNLDKCIGCHTCSVTCKNVWTNREGVEYAWFNNVETKPGIGFPKEWENQKKWNGGWVRKKNGRIEPKMGAKWRILAKIFANPDLPEIDDYYEPFDFDYGHLQTAGESKTMPTARPRSKLTGERMEKIEWGPNWEEILGGEFEKRSKDVNFEGVEKEIYGQFENTFMMYLPRLCEHCLNPTCVAACPSGAIYKREDDGIVLIDQEKCRGWRMCVSGCPYKKIYYNWNSGKSEKCIFCYPRIEAGQPTVCSETCVGRIRYLGVILYDADRISEAASTANEQDLYEEQLKVFLDPTDPAVIEQARKDGVPEDWLKAARNSPVYKMAIDWKVAFPLHPEYRTLPMVWYVPPLSPVQSAAEAGKLGLDGAMPDVKSLRIPVRYLANLLTAGKEEPVVTALERMLAMRAYMRSKTVDGVDDNAIAERVGLTGQMIEDMYHVMAIANYEDRFVIPTTHREVSEDAYDVRGSCGFSFGNGCSGGNSETELFGAGRRKVVQTPTDIFKEQV is encoded by the coding sequence ATGAAGGTCCGTGCACAGATCGGCATGGTGTTGAACCTCGATAAATGCATCGGGTGCCACACCTGCTCCGTCACCTGCAAGAATGTCTGGACGAACCGCGAAGGCGTTGAATACGCCTGGTTCAACAATGTCGAGACCAAGCCGGGGATCGGCTTTCCCAAGGAATGGGAAAACCAGAAGAAATGGAATGGCGGCTGGGTCCGCAAGAAGAACGGCCGGATCGAGCCGAAGATGGGCGCCAAATGGCGCATCCTCGCCAAGATCTTCGCCAATCCGGACCTGCCGGAAATCGACGACTATTACGAGCCGTTCGATTTCGATTACGGCCATCTCCAGACCGCCGGCGAAAGCAAGACCATGCCGACGGCACGGCCGCGCTCGAAGCTGACCGGCGAGCGGATGGAGAAGATCGAATGGGGGCCGAACTGGGAGGAAATTCTCGGCGGCGAATTCGAGAAGCGCTCGAAGGACGTGAATTTCGAGGGGGTCGAGAAGGAAATCTACGGCCAGTTCGAAAACACCTTCATGATGTACCTGCCGCGCCTGTGCGAGCACTGCCTGAACCCCACCTGCGTGGCGGCCTGTCCCTCAGGCGCGATCTACAAGCGTGAGGATGACGGCATCGTCCTGATCGACCAGGAGAAGTGCCGCGGCTGGCGCATGTGTGTCTCCGGCTGCCCCTACAAGAAGATCTATTACAACTGGAATTCCGGCAAATCGGAAAAGTGCATCTTCTGCTATCCGCGCATCGAGGCCGGCCAGCCGACGGTGTGCTCGGAAACCTGCGTCGGTCGCATCCGCTATCTTGGCGTCATTCTCTACGATGCCGACCGGATTTCGGAAGCCGCCTCCACGGCCAATGAGCAGGATCTCTATGAGGAACAGCTCAAGGTGTTCCTCGATCCGACCGATCCGGCGGTTATCGAACAGGCCCGCAAGGACGGCGTGCCGGAAGACTGGCTGAAGGCGGCCAGAAACTCGCCGGTCTACAAGATGGCGATTGACTGGAAAGTGGCGTTCCCGTTGCATCCGGAATATCGCACGCTGCCGATGGTCTGGTACGTGCCGCCGCTCTCGCCGGTCCAGTCGGCCGCCGAGGCCGGCAAGCTCGGTCTCGATGGCGCAATGCCCGATGTGAAGTCGCTGCGCATTCCGGTGCGCTACCTCGCCAACCTTTTGACGGCGGGCAAGGAGGAACCGGTGGTGACGGCGCTGGAACGCATGCTCGCCATGCGCGCCTATATGCGCTCGAAGACCGTTGATGGCGTCGACGACAATGCGATTGCCGAACGCGTCGGCCTCACCGGCCAGATGATCGAGGACATGTACCACGTGATGGCGATTGCCAATTACGAGGACCGTTTCGTCATCCCGACCACCCATCGGGAGGTCTCCGAAGACGCTTACGACGTGCGCGGCTCCTGCGGCTTCTCCTTCGGCAATGGCTGTTCCGGCGGCAATTCCGAAACGGAACTCTTCGGCGCCGGGCGCCGCAAGGTGGTGCAGACGCCGACCGATATCTTCAAGGAGCAGGTCTGA
- the narJ gene encoding nitrate reductase molybdenum cofactor assembly chaperone: MNIALKITSLLLSYPEKELLDELPELKVALASSAVPEAVAVALGRLIDDLAGRDLYGAQERYVHLFDRTRALSLHLFEHIHGESRDRGQAMVDLMALYEAGGFEIDAKELPDYLPLFLEFLSTRPKTEAEDLLGQTAHITEAIGERLRRRESVYASAFAALSLLSSAEADQKLLKELMAAPEDDPDDLKALDSIWEEEAVTFGGNAGEGACGPDRLRTRMRAADRQPGDVAGSIPN, translated from the coding sequence ATGAATATCGCCCTGAAAATCACCTCGCTGCTTCTGTCCTATCCGGAGAAGGAACTGCTGGACGAATTGCCGGAGTTGAAGGTCGCGCTCGCGTCCTCGGCGGTGCCGGAAGCCGTTGCCGTGGCGCTCGGAAGGCTGATCGACGATCTCGCGGGCCGCGATCTCTATGGGGCCCAGGAACGCTATGTCCATCTCTTCGACCGCACCCGAGCGCTGTCGCTGCATCTCTTCGAGCACATCCACGGCGAAAGCCGGGATCGCGGGCAGGCCATGGTCGACCTGATGGCGCTTTACGAGGCCGGCGGTTTCGAGATCGACGCGAAGGAACTGCCGGACTACCTGCCGCTGTTTCTGGAGTTTCTCTCCACCCGCCCCAAGACGGAGGCGGAAGACCTTCTAGGCCAGACGGCGCACATCACCGAGGCGATCGGCGAGCGGCTGAGGAGGCGGGAATCCGTCTACGCATCGGCTTTTGCCGCGCTTTCCCTGCTGTCATCGGCCGAGGCCGATCAGAAGCTCCTGAAGGAGTTGATGGCAGCCCCCGAAGACGACCCCGACGACCTGAAAGCGCTCGACAGCATCTGGGAAGAGGAAGCCGTCACCTTCGGCGGCAATGCCGGCGAGGGCGCGTGCGGGCCGGACCGGCTCAGGACCCGCATGCGCGCGGCAGACCGCCAACCCGGCGATGTCGCCGGTTCCATACCGAATTAG
- the narI gene encoding respiratory nitrate reductase subunit gamma, with protein MSAYLNTLVFGIYPYIALTVLILGTVIRYDREPYSWRSGSSQLLRRKQLIWGSVLFHLGVLVIFAGHVVGLLTPIWVFDALGISHGAKQILAVVAGGIAGVFGIVGATLLVHRRLFDARVRAASTFSDTMIIILLWLQLLLGLGTIPVSLHHLDGHEMVKFMSWAQGIFTFNFAASSYVADAAWIFKAHIFLGLTILLVFPFTRLVHMLSVPVRYIWRPGYQVARQKGDGSRINGKPAE; from the coding sequence ATGTCAGCCTATCTCAACACACTCGTTTTCGGCATCTATCCTTATATCGCGCTCACCGTGCTGATCTTGGGAACCGTCATCCGTTATGACCGAGAACCCTATTCCTGGCGCTCGGGCTCGTCGCAACTGCTGCGGCGCAAACAGCTCATCTGGGGCTCCGTGCTGTTTCACCTCGGCGTTCTGGTCATCTTCGCCGGCCACGTCGTCGGGCTGTTGACGCCGATCTGGGTCTTCGACGCGCTCGGCATCAGTCACGGCGCCAAGCAGATACTGGCCGTCGTCGCCGGCGGCATTGCCGGGGTTTTCGGCATCGTCGGCGCGACCCTGCTGGTTCATCGTCGACTGTTCGATGCGCGGGTGCGCGCCGCCTCGACCTTCAGCGATACGATGATCATCATCCTCCTCTGGCTGCAGCTTCTGCTCGGCCTCGGCACGATTCCCGTATCGCTGCATCATCTCGATGGTCATGAAATGGTGAAATTCATGAGCTGGGCGCAGGGCATCTTCACCTTCAACTTCGCCGCCTCGTCCTACGTGGCCGACGCCGCCTGGATCTTCAAGGCGCATATTTTCCTGGGCCTCACCATCCTGCTCGTCTTCCCCTTCACGCGGCTGGTGCACATGCTGAGCGTTCCGGTGCGCTACATCTGGCGGCCGGGCTATCAGGTTGCCCGGCAGAAGGGCGACGGGTCGCGCATCAACGGCAAACCGGCGGAGTAA
- a CDS encoding peptidylprolyl isomerase: protein MVNLFTPQQPKTTGAGPEPGSGYQAVDTKIPPKARAVFSEISVNGVTIAESAILAEAQNHPADNPGAALRAAAEALVIRELLLQKAAEEQVTGTPETTADGRTETAEDAAIRALIEMAVDAPSADDAECRRFYENNRSRFRSEPIFEASHILLAANPADEAARRQARAEAEQMIAELEAGAVRFSELARARSACPSAQQGGNLGQLSPGSTVPEFEAVLMRLPEGEVVGSPVETRYGFHIIRMDRRIEGEQLPFDVVRPRIAAWLEAASWSKAVQQFIAVMAADATIEGIEITGADGPLVQ, encoded by the coding sequence ATGGTCAATCTTTTCACACCGCAACAGCCCAAAACCACCGGTGCCGGCCCCGAACCCGGCAGCGGCTACCAGGCCGTCGACACGAAAATCCCGCCCAAGGCGCGAGCGGTGTTTTCCGAAATCTCGGTCAACGGTGTCACGATTGCCGAAAGCGCCATCCTCGCCGAGGCCCAGAACCACCCGGCCGACAATCCCGGCGCGGCGCTTCGGGCCGCCGCCGAAGCGCTCGTCATTCGTGAGTTGCTGCTGCAGAAGGCCGCGGAAGAACAGGTGACCGGCACGCCGGAGACGACCGCCGACGGCAGGACCGAGACCGCCGAGGATGCTGCAATCCGGGCGCTAATCGAGATGGCGGTCGACGCGCCCTCGGCCGATGATGCCGAATGCCGCCGGTTTTATGAAAACAACCGGAGCCGCTTCCGCTCCGAACCGATCTTCGAGGCGAGCCATATCCTGCTTGCCGCAAACCCGGCCGACGAGGCCGCCCGGCGGCAGGCGCGCGCCGAAGCGGAGCAGATGATTGCGGAGCTTGAGGCCGGCGCCGTTCGCTTCAGTGAGCTGGCGCGGGCGCGTTCGGCCTGTCCGTCGGCGCAACAGGGCGGCAATCTCGGCCAGCTTTCGCCGGGCAGTACCGTGCCGGAATTCGAGGCAGTGCTGATGCGGCTGCCGGAAGGCGAGGTGGTCGGTTCGCCGGTTGAAACCCGCTATGGCTTTCATATCATCCGCATGGATCGCCGGATCGAGGGAGAGCAATTGCCGTTCGATGTGGTCAGACCGCGCATCGCCGCCTGGCTGGAGGCTGCTTCCTGGTCGAAGGCTGTTCAGCAGTTCATCGCCGTTATGGCGGCGGACGCGACCATCGAAGGTATCGAGATCACCGGCGCCGATGGGCCGCTGGTGCAGTGA
- a CDS encoding DUF2478 domain-containing protein: MADTPELPADPRNLLAFIPFLQDDAVDRLLETAARRLIVQGRRVEGLIQHAVTVGDQCCGAVDLKDIATGKRWQIMQALGRNARGCRLDFNVLSEVSVFTEGRIQTRPDIIILNRFGKAEAEGCGLRSVFEAAFLAGVPVLTTVKETYLDFWRDFAGDLSQPLPARVDAIVAWCLAAGPKAERDDHAA, from the coding sequence ATGGCCGACACTCCAGAGCTCCCCGCCGATCCGCGCAACTTACTCGCCTTCATCCCGTTTCTGCAGGATGACGCCGTCGATCGCCTGCTGGAGACCGCCGCACGGCGGCTTATTGTGCAAGGCCGCCGGGTCGAAGGCCTGATCCAGCATGCCGTCACGGTTGGGGACCAGTGTTGCGGCGCGGTCGACCTGAAGGACATCGCCACCGGGAAACGCTGGCAGATCATGCAGGCGCTTGGCAGGAATGCGCGCGGTTGCCGATTGGACTTCAACGTGCTGTCGGAGGTTTCCGTCTTCACCGAGGGGCGGATCCAGACCCGGCCGGACATCATCATCCTCAACCGTTTCGGCAAGGCCGAGGCTGAGGGCTGCGGGCTGCGCTCGGTCTTCGAAGCCGCGTTCCTGGCCGGCGTTCCGGTGTTGACCACAGTGAAGGAAACCTATCTCGATTTCTGGCGTGACTTTGCCGGTGATCTGTCGCAGCCCCTGCCTGCAAGGGTCGATGCGATCGTCGCATGGTGCCTTGCAGCCGGCCCGAAAGCGGAAAGAGACGATCATGCGGCATGA
- the moaA gene encoding GTP 3',8-cyclase MoaA, whose protein sequence is MRHERAITQSAPRPLVDSFGRTATYLRLSVTDRCDLRCTYCMSENMTFLPRREILDLEEFHRLSRIFMARGVRKIRITGGEPLVRKNIMALFAMLGADLKRGMLDELTLTTNGTLLDRYAEALFAHGVRRVNVSLDTLDPRRYRAITRWGRIERVFAGLEAAQAAGLRVKINAVAMRGAFEQEVDELIRFAHERGMDLTLIEEMPLGEGQHDRRESFLSLSKLRNTLSKRWTLQPLALKSGGPARYMRVAETGGVLGFITPLSCGFCAACNRLRVSATGDLYTCMGDEGRVGLRETLRASEDDAPVDALISRAVAMKPEGHAFSITNTRVEGIGRTMSVLGG, encoded by the coding sequence ATGCGGCATGAACGCGCGATAACACAGTCAGCGCCGCGCCCGCTGGTCGACAGTTTCGGCCGCACCGCAACCTATCTCCGGCTTTCGGTGACGGATCGCTGCGACCTACGCTGCACCTATTGCATGTCCGAGAACATGACGTTTCTGCCACGGCGTGAAATCCTCGATCTTGAGGAGTTCCACCGGCTTTCCCGCATCTTCATGGCGCGCGGCGTGCGCAAGATCAGGATCACCGGCGGCGAGCCGCTGGTGCGCAAGAACATCATGGCGCTGTTCGCCATGCTCGGCGCTGATCTGAAGCGCGGCATGCTCGACGAGCTGACGCTGACGACCAATGGCACGCTGCTGGATCGCTACGCGGAAGCGCTGTTTGCCCATGGCGTGCGCCGGGTGAATGTCTCGCTCGATACGCTCGATCCGCGGCGTTATCGCGCGATCACCCGGTGGGGGCGGATCGAACGGGTCTTTGCCGGCCTGGAGGCGGCGCAGGCGGCGGGCCTCAGGGTCAAGATCAACGCAGTCGCCATGCGCGGCGCCTTCGAGCAGGAAGTGGACGAGCTGATCCGCTTTGCCCATGAACGCGGAATGGACCTGACGCTGATCGAGGAAATGCCGCTCGGCGAGGGTCAGCATGATCGCCGGGAGAGCTTTCTGTCGCTCTCGAAGCTGCGCAACACGCTTTCAAAACGTTGGACCCTTCAGCCGCTCGCCTTGAAAAGCGGTGGTCCAGCGCGTTATATGCGGGTCGCGGAAACCGGCGGCGTTCTGGGGTTCATCACGCCGCTTTCGTGCGGTTTCTGCGCCGCGTGCAACCGTCTGCGCGTCAGCGCCACCGGCGATCTTTACACCTGCATGGGCGATGAAGGCCGGGTCGGCCTCAGGGAGACGTTGCGGGCGAGCGAGGATGACGCGCCGGTCGATGCGCTGATCTCGCGCGCGGTGGCGATGAAGCCCGAGGGACATGCATTTTCAATTACGAATACCCGAGTTGAGGGCATCGGGCGGACGATGTCCGTGCTTGGAGGCTAA
- the mog gene encoding molybdopterin adenylyltransferase: MLIVALTISDRASRGEYEDQSGAMIETWLAETINSPYALNRVIIPDGVASVREALAELCDNVRADLILTTGGTGPAPRDETPEAMHTIMEKELPGFGELMRRISLEQAPTAILSRQTAGVRGKSLIVNLPGRPASIRLCLDAVFPAIPYCLDLIGAGRIETDPARIKAHRPPG, from the coding sequence ATGCTGATCGTTGCACTGACCATTTCCGATCGCGCCAGCCGGGGCGAATATGAAGATCAAAGCGGCGCCATGATCGAGACCTGGCTGGCGGAAACCATCAACTCGCCCTATGCCCTGAACCGCGTCATCATCCCGGACGGGGTGGCTTCCGTGCGGGAAGCGCTGGCGGAGCTGTGCGACAATGTTCGCGCCGACCTGATCCTGACCACCGGCGGCACGGGCCCTGCGCCCCGCGACGAGACGCCGGAGGCGATGCATACGATAATGGAAAAGGAATTGCCGGGCTTTGGCGAACTCATGCGGCGCATCAGCCTGGAACAGGCGCCGACCGCCATCCTTTCGCGCCAGACTGCCGGCGTTCGGGGAAAAAGCCTGATCGTCAATCTGCCGGGCCGACCGGCGTCGATAAGGCTTTGCCTCGATGCGGTTTTCCCGGCGATCCCCTATTGCCTCGACCTGATCGGGGCAGGTCGGATCGAGACGGACCCGGCGCGGATCAAGGCCCACCGGCCGCCGGGCTGA
- a CDS encoding group III truncated hemoglobin — protein MRGRPAPERTVIIDGKPLPEVLDEAMIRDVVHGFYDRIREDPLLGPVFDSRIAADDWPRHLQRMCDFWSATLLRTARYQGRPLPPHLAIPEIEERHFRRWLQLFAETVDAICPKEVASLFLDRAMRIAHSFRLAIGFHRGEDTAGLCPIGHADLARTADRAADGEGP, from the coding sequence ATGAGAGGACGTCCCGCGCCGGAACGCACGGTGATCATCGACGGCAAGCCGCTTCCGGAGGTTCTGGACGAGGCGATGATCCGCGACGTGGTGCATGGCTTTTACGACCGGATCCGCGAAGACCCGCTGCTCGGGCCGGTCTTCGACAGCCGGATCGCCGCTGATGACTGGCCGCGCCATCTTCAGCGCATGTGCGACTTCTGGTCGGCGACGCTGTTGCGCACGGCGCGCTATCAGGGCCGCCCGCTGCCGCCGCATCTGGCCATCCCCGAGATTGAGGAGCGGCATTTCCGCCGCTGGCTGCAACTCTTTGCCGAAACCGTTGACGCGATCTGCCCGAAGGAGGTGGCTTCGCTGTTTCTAGACAGGGCCATGCGCATTGCCCATTCCTTCCGCCTCGCCATCGGCTTTCATCGCGGCGAGGATACGGCGGGACTATGCCCGATCGGTCATGCCGACCTTGCCCGGACGGCGGATCGGGCGGCAGACGGAGAGGGACCATGA
- a CDS encoding DUF6522 family protein, which translates to MSAQETGTFIERNAEGQFEIGAERLARRFGLGVDDLRAMTARGQVRSSVERGDGADTGRWRLSFRIGNRRWRLTLCEDGMIEDDEFSIVTSGGRSL; encoded by the coding sequence ATGAGCGCTCAGGAAACCGGGACCTTCATCGAACGCAATGCGGAAGGCCAGTTCGAAATCGGCGCGGAGCGGCTCGCTCGCCGCTTCGGCCTCGGCGTCGATGATCTGCGCGCGATGACGGCGCGCGGGCAGGTGCGGTCTTCGGTTGAACGCGGCGACGGCGCGGATACGGGGCGCTGGCGTCTCTCTTTCCGCATCGGCAATCGCCGCTGGCGGCTGACCTTGTGCGAGGATGGCATGATCGAGGACGACGAATTCAGCATCGTCACCTCCGGCGGACGTTCGCTCTGA
- a CDS encoding DUF488 family protein: MPVKIKRVYDEPDKTDGLRVLVDRLWPRGLAKDKARIDLWAKEVAPSGELRKWFAHRKDRWEDFQRRYRAELAENAALDELCARNEKHTVTLLYAARDECINHARVLAAVIAEGSGQHAEAYRWDEGAVEVSSPPCFLHELDPAWLGTESRDDSGEPADPDADGQPSHKKTGRSQ; encoded by the coding sequence ATGCCGGTGAAGATCAAACGGGTCTATGACGAACCCGACAAGACGGACGGCCTGCGCGTTCTCGTCGACCGGCTCTGGCCGCGCGGCCTTGCGAAGGACAAGGCCCGCATCGACCTCTGGGCCAAGGAGGTCGCACCCTCAGGCGAATTGCGCAAATGGTTCGCGCACAGAAAAGACCGGTGGGAGGATTTTCAACGGCGCTATCGCGCGGAGCTTGCGGAGAATGCCGCGCTTGATGAACTTTGCGCAAGGAACGAGAAACACACCGTGACCTTGCTCTATGCCGCCCGCGACGAATGCATCAATCATGCGCGGGTCCTCGCGGCCGTCATCGCGGAAGGGAGCGGCCAGCACGCCGAGGCGTATCGGTGGGACGAAGGCGCAGTGGAGGTGTCGTCACCGCCCTGCTTTCTGCACGAACTGGACCCGGCCTGGCTGGGAACGGAAAGCCGCGACGACAGCGGCGAGCCGGCAGATCCCGATGCCGACGGACAGCCCTCCCACAAGAAAACCGGCCGTTCGCAATAG